The following proteins are encoded in a genomic region of Deltaproteobacteria bacterium:
- a CDS encoding aminomethyl transferase family protein, giving the protein MTEDALVAAMRSRGAALVAEAERPVAAHFGDAVAEYAAMRDAAAVVELPWIERLRATGADRIGFLQGMLSNDVVKLAPGSGCRALLLSEQGKVVGDLVVLAGEDVIALDGVGAASTVRTALERFVVADDVDLVPAAPGYAFALLGPDASDVLARLGLSAPNDPCAHAPAAIADGEPHVVRMSMPGAGGFLCRIPSAGAAVWWDRCVAAGGRPAGTDAFEVLRIEGGVPRHGRDVLVDTLALEAPYEAAISFRKGCYLGQEVMERVTARGHVNRRLVGIEVEGESESVPSPGARLFVGDREVGWVTSAGRSWRLGRTIGLAYVRRGHFEPGSELALGVSGGSAVIVRALPFPA; this is encoded by the coding sequence ATGACTGAGGACGCGCTCGTTGCCGCGATGCGGTCCCGCGGCGCCGCGCTCGTCGCCGAGGCGGAGCGCCCGGTCGCCGCGCATTTCGGCGATGCCGTGGCGGAGTATGCGGCGATGCGTGATGCGGCGGCCGTGGTCGAGTTGCCGTGGATCGAGCGCCTACGAGCGACGGGCGCGGATCGGATCGGATTCCTCCAGGGGATGCTGTCGAACGACGTCGTGAAGCTCGCGCCCGGGAGCGGCTGCCGCGCGCTGCTCTTGAGCGAGCAAGGCAAGGTCGTCGGCGACCTCGTCGTGCTCGCCGGCGAGGACGTGATCGCGCTCGATGGCGTCGGCGCGGCCTCGACGGTGCGCACGGCGCTCGAGCGGTTCGTCGTGGCCGACGACGTGGATCTCGTGCCCGCGGCGCCGGGGTACGCGTTTGCGTTGCTCGGTCCGGACGCGTCCGACGTGCTCGCCAGGCTCGGACTTTCCGCGCCCAACGACCCCTGCGCGCACGCGCCGGCCGCGATTGCGGACGGCGAGCCGCACGTCGTGCGCATGTCGATGCCCGGGGCGGGCGGGTTCCTGTGCCGCATCCCATCGGCCGGGGCTGCGGTGTGGTGGGACCGCTGCGTCGCGGCGGGCGGACGCCCCGCGGGCACCGATGCGTTCGAGGTGCTGCGCATCGAGGGCGGCGTTCCGCGCCACGGCCGTGACGTCCTGGTCGACACGCTGGCGCTCGAGGCGCCCTACGAGGCGGCGATCAGCTTTCGCAAAGGGTGTTATCTCGGTCAGGAGGTCATGGAGCGGGTCACGGCGCGCGGGCATGTGAACCGAAGGCTCGTCGGCATCGAGGTCGAGGGCGAAAGTGAAAGCGTTCCCTCGCCGGGCGCTCGTCTCTTCGTGGGCGATCGCGAGGTCGGATGGGTGACGAGCGCCGGGCGATCGTGGCGGCTCGGCCGAACGATCGGTCTTGCATACGTCCGCCGCGGGCATTTCGAGCCGGGCAGCGAGCTCGCGCTCGGCGTCTCGGGCGGGTCGGCGGTGATCGTGCGTGCGTTGCCGTTTCCCGCCTAG